Sequence from the Cucumis sativus cultivar 9930 chromosome 1, Cucumber_9930_V3, whole genome shotgun sequence genome:
AAAATCAGTCACGTTTcctacattttttgtttgtttagcAAGTTTTTCACTGATATTCACTACTTCATTCTCTGAAACTTTTATGCCATGGAAAAAGACTATTAGTTTGGGAGTCCTAATATGCTTTTCAGATCCTGATGGTAGGTAAATTACTGGTTAAAATTGTGAAAGTAGAGATTATTCTGATACATAGCTTTATGATTCGTATATTCTTTTGTGATTTGAGCTTTAGTAtcatttcattatatcaaCAAAACCATCATGGGTTGGGTCTAGTGGTAAAAAGGAGACATAGTCGGATTGAAATGGTTAAGGGGTCAAAAGGTTCAATCCATGTGGGCCACTtacctaggaattaatttcctttctGTTTTCTTGACACTCGAATATTGTAGGGTCAGGTGGGTTGTCTTATGAAATTAGTCGAGGTGCGTGTAAGCTGGCTTAGACACTCATGggtataaaaaaaagttatttcaaagaatttttttcccttttaaaaaaacgatATGGAGtgatttctctctttttgaaTGATATGTTTAATGTAAACCATGgatgaactaaaatttatgAGCTAGTGAATTTCATCTCTAAGAATTGCACATATCAGTCTCGCTCTTGTTCTAATATTCTAATGTTTAAGTCTTTTCATTTAAAGGAAAGACCATTAATTATTTCTTGTTCCCTTACATGTCAGGTTTTATTGGCAACTGGCGGCGGCGTTTTAGTTCATTTAGAAATTTGCGATGGATTATTGGttgaaaagaaacatataCAGTTGGAGCATGAGATTTCATGCCTCGACATAAACCCAATTGGTGACAACCCTAACTGTAGTCAACTTGCTGCTGTTGGAATGTGGACAGATATAAGTGTCagaatattttctttaccTGACCTGAATCTCCTTACAAAGGAACAATTGGGGGGAGAGATAATACCTCGTTCAGTTCTTCTGTGTACTTTTGAAGGGGTATGTTTATCTGCTCTTCCCTTGTTTCTACCTCGATTTATTTGGTGTGATCAGTTCAAATCTGGCTCTGAAATGTGAATTACTTCATAAAAGGAAAAGCCATCATGTAGTGTGTTGGTTGTGGGGTGGAGGAAGATACAAGCACATGATGTATTCTTAAACTTGTTATTGAATCTATATGTCACCTACTTCTTGGCCATAtggaattatatttattttgattttatctGGTCTTAATTGAacttgattttgtattttcaagtATTGCCCATGCTAAGGAAAAAATCGTGATATCCAATAATTTGTTAAACTTTACAACCTTACTTGAATAGGATCTATTCAATATGTTGAACAGTGTTTTGAGTTCTAAGGAAATACTTGCGGACTTGCTTGCTTCCTTTTTCGTGATTTTTTgtatgttgttttgttttcagatATCTTACTTGCTGTGTGCCCTTGGAGATGGCCATCTGTTGAACTTTATATTGaacacaaattcaaattcaaattcttgtGAGCTAATGGATAGGAAAAAGGTTTCCCTTGGAACCCAACCTATAACACTCCGCACATTTTCATCCAAGAATGCTACGCATGTATTTGCTGCATCAGATAGACCGACAGTCATTTACAGCAGTAACAAGAAACTACTTTACAGCAATGTTAATCTGAAGGAAGTTAGCCATATGTGTCCTTTCAATTCTGCTGCTTTTCCAGACAGGTACTTCTTGTTTACTTTTACTCTCATCAGTGTTTTAGGGCTCTCAAGTACCACATCAGTGTCTAGATATGCTTTTAAGAGTGATTTTGGAAGggttaaaataacttttgtcatatacaaaatcgaaacaagttttttcaattcaaaattcatttttattttataggaATCTCATCTAAAagtgtaaaaacaaaatattgaattgaTGGTAAATGAAGGCTGACTTTGAATAaggaaaaagtaattttaactatttaaaaattactcCCATACAGAGCCCATGTCTGTCCTCTTTTTTACATAACTTTacgtaattttttaaaaaagtacaataatgtgtgtgtgtgtatattcTTCCGagtatgtgtgtatatattctTCCGAGAAACTGCTTTCACTTagatattgaaataatttataatgaCCTGATAAAACAGCCCCACAAAAAGAACATCCAAAACCTATGTTAGAAACGAAATCCAAATTCCAACCTAAAGTAACAAGACTTATAGTGTGATTATGTATAATTGAAGTCCCTTCTTGTAAAGGGAGTCTGtgggtttgattttttgtatTCCGTATATTCAAAGTTCTTATATACATAACAAGTAACAAGATCTACATGgtaattattacttttttaaaaaatagactGACCTCCACAATTTGTATAGGTTGTTAGTAAATGGCTTTATgtctcaattatttttgttttgattgtcAGCCTTGCAATTGCAAAGGAAGGAGAACTCACAATTGGTACCATTGATGATATTCAAAAGCTTCATATCCGGTCTATCCCACTTGGGGAGCATGCACGCCGTATCTGCCATCAGGAACAGTCCAGAACATTTGCCATTTGCAGTTTGAGATATAATCAATCAGGCACAGAAGACACTGAAATGCATTTTATTCGCTTGTTAGATGACCAAACCTTTGAGTCCATTTCAACCTATGCTCTCGACACTTATGAGTACGGGTGTTCTATTCTTAGCTGCTCTTTCTCAGATGACAATAATGTATATTACTGTGTTGGAACTGCCTATGTTATGCCggaagaaaatgaaccaaCCAAGGTATTAGcacaaactatatattttaaaacctGAGAGCAAGAGCTTCTATCTATAATTAATCTCTTGTTATCTGTTCTCCCTTATAGGGCCGGATAttggtttttgttgttgaGGAAGGCAAGCTACAGCTTATTGCTGAGAAAGAAACTAAGGGATCTGTTTATTCCTTGAATGCCTTCAATGGAAAGCTGCTGGCTGCTATTAAccagaaaattcaattatacaAGTGGACGCTTCGAGATGATGGTACTCGTGAGTTACAATCTGAATGTGGGCACCATGGACATATACTTGCTCTCTATGTGCAAACCCGTGGAGATTTCATTGTTGTTGGTGATTTGATGAAGTCCATATCCCTGTTAATCTACAAGGTTAGACTCTATTTCATGACTTGTGTACTGCTCGTCTTCAATCTAGCCACAAGAACAATAGAGAAACCACCAATTTTGgatgctttatttatttatagccAAAATTAACTTGGACCAGgactttatattttgaatactGATTGTTGTTATGTTTGTACTAGCATGAGGAGGGTGCTATTGAGGAGAGAGCCCGGGACTACAATGCAAATTGGATGTCAGCAGTTGAGATTCTCGACGACGACATTTATCTTGGTGCTGAAAATTACTTCAACCTCTTCACTGTTCGAAAGAACAGCGAAGGAGCAACTGATGAGGAGCGCAGCCGCCTAGAGGTGGTTGGTGAATACCACCTTGGTGAATTTGTTAACCGGTTCCAACATGGCTCCCTCGTAATGCGTTTACCAGATTCTGACGTTGGTCAAATTCCAACAGTCATTTTTGGCTCTGTCAATGGCGTTATTGGGGTCATTGCTTCACTTCCTCATGATCAATATGTATTCTTGGAGAGGCTCCAATCCAACTTGAGGAAAGTGATCAAGGGTGTGGGAGGACTGAGCCATGAGCAATGGAGGTCTTTCAACAATGAGAAAAGAACTGCAGAAGCAAAAAATTTCTTGGATGGAGATCTAATAGAGTCATTCCTCGACCTCAACCGCagtaaaatggaagaaatttcTCGGGCAATGAGTGTTTCGGCCGAGGAGCTTTGCAAGAGAGTAGAAGAATTGACAAGGTTACATTGATCTTCAACCGGGCTGTACTTCtattcaatttgatttattcATTGTTTCTCACTCGTCCGGAATTACGTTTGGATTTGGGATTACTCTTAGTTTTGATGTAAGAACTAAACTATGTGCTGTATATTTGGTGATCTTTGTTCATAGAGCTGTTCTGTGTGCTCTGCTTTATCACAAAGCATATATGGTTCAACATATAGCTAATAGATTATATTTAAGACTTAGAACTCTTCGGAATTTATGTCAACTCTATGTTCAGCTTTTTGGTGACAAcagtttttttccttttttaaattaataagttctaaatttaacataaatttattcttGGAAGTATAAGCTAACGTTAATGGGCAGAGTTATTTAATGGTTTAATAATATACTCGAACTTtgaataaaatggaaaatgacaATATTATGTTTTACCCTCATTGTTAGGTTGGGTTTGTTCGACCTGGCCTGTCATTGGAGCTTTGAGTTCAACATAGGTTAAAACTGAAGGCTTTGTGCTAAACTTAGCTTCAAGTCTAAGGTCGTGAGATATTGTTTGGACTTAAAAAAATACACCTATCTACTTATTCAATTCACGAAAAAAGTCTTAATGCATTTTGAAAAGtgctattattttaattttcaaatgctCTATTAccatttttggtaagttagtGCTACATTATTAGTGCACAAATTGTAGtctaaaaaatggaaaaaaattgagCCTACCACCTTGCTTTTGATCTTTCTTGGAGTcgtttttggaaaaaaaaatggagtcTAGCACCTCCGCATAATAGTGTGATGGGTAATAATGACCATGTGGGGTGGGTTAGATAATATGGACTTTTTTGTTATTGCACCATTGATTTTGGTGGATAACAGTCGACTTAGGGATAGTATATGCTAAAGTAAGACACGATTTTTAAGATATGAGTACCTTTCCTTTAATAGAGTATTAAAGAGAACTTTAGGCCTTGTTGGTGCATTTATTGCAGATTTTAGCACATTGTAATCCACCATCCACCAAAATCAACAAAGGTGCAATCACAAAAAAGTGATCTTACCCAACCTATGCATATAGTCCATATTCCCATCACAACATTACTCGGGGCCCACTAAAGGCCAAAAACAAGATCCTACGctctagaaaaagaaaaaaatttgaatgttaaggaaaaagaaaaaaaagagagaaagtggTAAAGGCCAAAGAAAGGAAGTGGAAAAAATGACAAGAATCAACACGTTTTATAAGTGATTTCTACTATTGGAccccaaattaaattgaaatgtatCGTATGAGATGAATTGATTGATTACGAGTAGTGTGAACTTTCATGTCTTGACTAGTTATGTATAAGTTTGTATGTATTAATGATTCCTATACCCATGATTAAATATGTACTAGTATGATTAATTTGACGACTTATATgtgaactaaaatattgtGGATAGGTTGggaaataatttttagtagacagtattttgactttttaaacTGGATTGAGATTATCTGGACTAaggaaaattgttagttttagCTATGGGGTAGTGTACCTTACAGACACGGTGTCCTACGAGATCACCACATATTATGCATCCTTTGAGATCACTAGATTGATATGTGCATCATTTGGGatcactagactgatatgtgcatTCTACGGGATCACTAGATTGATATGTGCATCTTTTGGGGTCACTAAATAGATATGTGCATCCTATGGGATCACTAGACTGATTGACGTATATCTTACGAAATCACAACTGTTATGATGTAGGGTGCCTCataataggaagttaacagtTTTTACCTCTATTGGGACTTGTAGTGGGTTTCTTACTgggtatatttttttagtcaCCATtcaatgtttatgtttttaaggCAAAGGTAATACGAGAGGTAGACCATCAAGGGACAAGAAGGACTCATGAACGACATGTGAgaatttttggaaaatataataCTTCCGTTTAACATTTTACcgtttcttttaagttttgatgATTGAAATGAGTTTTATGTTTAGAATGATGTTTGTTTCTTGGTGACCTGAAACACaatacttttgaatttttatttttgtttggaaagTGGCTCGAATTGCACTTTCtttgatgtttatttaattttaaacgaATTTTtacgatcttttatatttaaacaaagTGTCTTTAGGTTAAAGTAATGACCTCATCTTAGTTTAAGAAATTGGGTCGTTACTCAATAAGCTTAAGGTTTATAGGGTTGGAGCTTGGGgcattgagttttttttcctttattcttcattttaggAATTGGtgtcctttgttttttttgttttttgtttttttaatttttagttctATATGATTGCTTGATAATCTTGTGGTTTAGAACTCAAAAATGATTggagttgtttaattttaatgttttaatgaaTGTTGagcttgttttgtttttttgtttttattagtACAACAAATGATGTATCATGTTTGTGGATTTGAACCTTACTGATACATTGACTTGTgcatattcttaaatttttatggGCTGCGATGTGTTTGATGAATTGCATCAAGAACAACTATGGAAACACCTAGTGATTATTGCTGAATAATGGTAAATACAAAGCTTTCCTATGcacacaaaattttaacaaaaagtaATGTTCTAACTCATTGTTATTGGATTGTTATTGGGTTTATAACAGGGATAGGCAACCCAAATGACCCACTCAAACCAATAAAATCGAAGCATTGAAGGAATGAGAAGAGGACTAGATACCACAATGGCTACTTAACAAACCTTTTAGCCTCCATCAAGTGAGTtgatcttcttcttattcttcaaGTGTCAATGGTGATTTCACTTGTCTAGTCATGCAATATGGTTTGTGTGCACTGTATGGAAGATGATTGTAACGTGAAAGGGTGTTTCATATACTCTCTATTAGATAATTGAGAGTTGGCAGCTGGTTTCTATTCAAGGTTTGACCTTTCCTTTGTGGATTATTGCATTGAATTTTGCACA
This genomic interval carries:
- the LOC101208613 gene encoding DNA damage-binding protein 1 — encoded protein: MSVWNYVVTAHKPTNVTHSCVGNFTGPQELNLIIAKCTRIEIHLLTAQGLQPMLDVPIYGRIATLELFRPHGEAQDFLFIATERYKFCVLQWDTESSELITRAMGDVSDRIGRPTDSGQIGIIDPDCRLIGLHLYDGLFKVIPFDNKGQLKEAFNIRLEELQVLDIKFLYGCSRPTIVVLYQDNKDARHVKTYEVVLKDKDFVEGPWSQNNLDNGAAVLIPVPPPLCGVIIIGEETIVYCSATAFKAIPVRPSITRAYGRVDADGSRYLLGDHAGLLHLLVITHEKERVTGLKIELLGETSIASTISYLDNAFVYIGSSYGDSQLVKLNVQPDAKGSYVEVLERYVNLGPIVDFCVVDLERQGQGQVVTCSGAYKDGSLRVVRNGIGINEQASVELQGIKGMWSLRSSTDDPFDTFLVVSFISETRILAMNLEDELEETEIEGFNSQVQTLFCHDALFNQLVQVTSSSVRLVSSTTRELLNEWNAPSNYSINVATANASQVLLATGGGVLVHLEICDGLLVEKKHIQLEHEISCLDINPIGDNPNCSQLAAVGMWTDISVRIFSLPDLNLLTKEQLGGEIIPRSVLLCTFEGISYLLCALGDGHLLNFILNTNSNSNSCELMDRKKVSLGTQPITLRTFSSKNATHVFAASDRPTVIYSSNKKLLYSNVNLKEVSHMCPFNSAAFPDSLAIAKEGELTIGTIDDIQKLHIRSIPLGEHARRICHQEQSRTFAICSLRYNQSGTEDTEMHFIRLLDDQTFESISTYALDTYEYGCSILSCSFSDDNNVYYCVGTAYVMPEENEPTKGRILVFVVEEGKLQLIAEKETKGSVYSLNAFNGKLLAAINQKIQLYKWTLRDDGTRELQSECGHHGHILALYVQTRGDFIVVGDLMKSISLLIYKHEEGAIEERARDYNANWMSAVEILDDDIYLGAENYFNLFTVRKNSEGATDEERSRLEVVGEYHLGEFVNRFQHGSLVMRLPDSDVGQIPTVIFGSVNGVIGVIASLPHDQYVFLERLQSNLRKVIKGVGGLSHEQWRSFNNEKRTAEAKNFLDGDLIESFLDLNRSKMEEISRAMSVSAEELCKRVEELTRLH